A single Defluviitalea saccharophila DNA region contains:
- a CDS encoding arginine repressor, protein MKVKRQSKILELIHSNSIETQEELAEKLKEAGYEVTQATISRDIRELKLTKVPTAHGTQKYAVITQNEQQISDKFIRVFRDGFVSMDRAQNILVIRTLTGMAMAVAAAMDAFHYQEIVGTIAGDDTLFCAVRSEDETIKLMEKLNRILNSN, encoded by the coding sequence ATGAAGGTGAAACGTCAGTCAAAGATTCTTGAACTGATTCATAGCAACTCCATTGAAACGCAAGAAGAATTAGCTGAAAAATTAAAAGAAGCAGGTTATGAAGTTACTCAAGCAACCATTTCAAGAGATATACGTGAACTTAAATTAACTAAAGTGCCTACAGCCCATGGAACACAAAAGTATGCAGTAATTACTCAAAATGAACAGCAGATATCGGATAAATTCATTCGTGTTTTTCGAGATGGATTTGTAAGCATGGACAGAGCACAAAACATTCTTGTCATTAGAACCCTTACTGGAATGGCAATGGCAGTAGCTGCAGCGATGGATGCTTTTCACTATCAAGAGATTGTCGGAACCATTGCCGGAGATGACACCCTTTTTTGTGCAGTAAGAAGTGAAGATGAAACAATTAAACTCATGGAGAAGCTGAATCGTATCCTCAATTCGAACTAA
- a CDS encoding NAD(+)/NADH kinase, with translation MKKIGLLPNIKKDIGLTNTAMILDWLTKKNCAVNLLETPAKILNRSDLQKNEDEIYRDSDFIIVLGGDGTFLSASRNAAIYDTPILGINLGTLGFLAEVEKKSSLEALQKVLDGEYAVEQRMMLEASVYDRQKDGEKKLICLNDIGITRGSLSRIIDLKIFINDNFVDDYPADGIIISTPTGSTGYNLSAGGPILDPNTNMMVITPICPHSLYARSIVVSDGDVIKVQIGENFGCDVILTIDGQMGYHLSNNDVVTIKKSHYKTSLIKTSNYSFFDILRKKIVGIRSEIGYEGETSVKDS, from the coding sequence ATGAAAAAGATAGGCTTACTTCCGAATATTAAGAAAGATATTGGTTTAACCAATACTGCTATGATTCTTGATTGGCTCACAAAGAAGAATTGTGCGGTCAATCTATTGGAAACTCCTGCAAAAATCCTTAATCGTTCGGATTTACAAAAGAATGAAGATGAAATCTATAGAGATTCAGATTTTATCATCGTTTTAGGGGGAGACGGGACCTTTTTAAGTGCTTCGAGGAATGCGGCGATTTATGACACACCGATTCTTGGGATTAATTTAGGGACTTTAGGCTTTCTCGCAGAAGTAGAAAAAAAGTCCTCTTTAGAAGCACTTCAAAAGGTTTTGGACGGAGAATATGCTGTTGAACAGAGAATGATGTTGGAAGCCAGCGTCTATGACCGTCAAAAAGATGGTGAGAAAAAATTAATTTGCTTAAATGATATTGGTATCACAAGAGGCTCTCTTTCCAGGATCATTGATTTAAAAATATTTATTAATGATAATTTTGTAGACGACTATCCTGCGGATGGAATTATTATATCCACTCCTACAGGCTCCACCGGCTATAATTTATCTGCCGGAGGTCCAATACTTGATCCGAATACAAATATGATGGTCATTACTCCGATTTGTCCTCATAGTTTATATGCCAGATCCATTGTTGTATCTGATGGAGACGTCATAAAGGTTCAAATTGGTGAAAACTTTGGCTGTGATGTTATTTTAACCATAGATGGGCAAATGGGATATCATTTAAGTAATAACGATGTTGTAACCATAAAAAAATCTCACTATAAAACAAGCCTGATCAAAACATCCAATTATAGCTTTTTCGATATATTGCGGAAAAAAATTGTTGGGATAAGGAGTGAAATAGGATATGAAGGTGAAACGTCAGTCAAAGATTCTTGA
- a CDS encoding TlyA family RNA methyltransferase, with protein MTNKERLDILLVKRGFFESREKAKASIMAGQIIVNGIKEVKAGVQVDENANIEVKEVMKYVSRGGYKLEKAMEAFSIDLENKIALDVGASTGGFTDCMLQNGAKKVYAIDVGYGQFAWKLRQDERVVCMEKTNIRYVTKDDLAELGDFASIDVSFISLTKVLVPVKNLLTDCGEIVCLIKPQFEAGREKVGKKGVVRDPKVHEEVILNVIHYGIEENLYLRGLSYSPIKGPEGNIEYLAYFSKQSIEDNNLNIELLIQKTVEEAHNELN; from the coding sequence ATGACAAATAAAGAACGCCTGGATATCCTATTGGTAAAACGAGGTTTTTTTGAATCGAGAGAAAAGGCAAAAGCCAGTATTATGGCAGGTCAAATTATAGTAAATGGTATAAAAGAAGTAAAGGCGGGAGTACAAGTTGATGAAAATGCCAATATAGAAGTGAAAGAAGTTATGAAATATGTCAGCCGCGGCGGTTATAAATTAGAAAAGGCAATGGAGGCATTTTCGATTGATTTAGAAAATAAGATTGCTCTGGATGTTGGCGCATCTACTGGAGGCTTTACGGATTGTATGCTTCAAAATGGTGCTAAGAAGGTATATGCCATTGATGTAGGTTACGGTCAATTTGCATGGAAACTGCGGCAGGACGAAAGAGTAGTCTGTATGGAAAAAACCAATATAAGATATGTAACAAAAGACGATTTGGCGGAATTAGGGGATTTTGCTTCGATAGATGTTTCTTTTATATCCCTTACAAAGGTTTTAGTTCCTGTTAAAAATTTATTAACGGATTGTGGTGAAATTGTATGCTTAATTAAACCCCAATTTGAAGCAGGAAGAGAAAAAGTAGGAAAAAAAGGGGTAGTAAGAGACCCTAAGGTTCATGAAGAAGTGATCTTAAATGTCATTCATTATGGAATTGAAGAAAATCTATATTTGCGAGGACTTTCATATTCTCCTATTAAAGGACCTGAGGGAAATATTGAATACTTGGCGTATTTTAGCAAACAGTCTATAGAAGATAACAACTTGAACATAGAATTATTAATACAAAAGACGGTAGAAGAAGCACATAACGAATTAAACTAA
- the dxs gene encoding 1-deoxy-D-xylulose-5-phosphate synthase has translation MLKQFIDSIDSPEKLKKISIDQLNIVAREIRHFLINTLSRTGGHLASNLGVVELTLALHYCFNSPQDKIIWDVGHQSYVHKIITGRKDKFCTLKQMGGISGFPKRKESVHDIFETGHSSTSISAALGMAAGRDLTKEDYSVIAVIGDGSLTGGMAFEALNNAGRSNTNLIVVLNDNQMSISPNVGGLSKYLNSIRTEPVYLEVKEDIDQILKKIPGIGKSVARTVKKTKESIRYLLVPGTLFEELGFTYVGPINGHDIKSLVSVLKKVKRMKGPILLHVKTVKGKGYPHAEKLPCQYHGIGPFDVKTGQALSESGEATYSDVFGNTIVNLANENNKIVAITAAMPDGTGLNNFQQKFPERFFDVGIAEQHAVTFAAGLASSGFHPVFAVYSSFLQRAYDQIIHDVCIQNLPMVFAIDRAGIVGQDGETHQGIFDLSFLSHMPNMTIMAPCDQLELEEMLKFAFTMKGPVAIRYPKGKVFNLMKSDRTPIEYKKSEVVCEGKDGAILAVGKMMEFAQSIVENLKQEGIELSLINPRFIKPIDEEMILEVCNKHKFIFTMEDNVITGGFGSKVLQILAEHNIKDVSVKIFAFPDQFIEHGTSSELYKKYHLDAENMQKTIKKTIIEG, from the coding sequence ATGTTGAAGCAATTCATCGATAGTATTGATTCACCTGAAAAATTAAAAAAAATAAGCATAGATCAACTTAATATAGTCGCTAGAGAAATAAGACATTTTTTAATTAATACACTTTCTAGAACAGGGGGACATTTGGCTTCTAATCTTGGAGTGGTAGAATTAACTTTAGCACTTCATTATTGTTTTAACTCTCCCCAGGATAAGATCATTTGGGATGTTGGCCATCAAAGCTATGTGCATAAAATTATCACAGGCAGAAAAGATAAATTTTGCACATTAAAACAAATGGGAGGAATTAGCGGTTTCCCTAAAAGAAAAGAAAGTGTCCATGATATATTTGAGACGGGACACAGCTCTACTTCCATTTCTGCAGCATTAGGTATGGCTGCTGGAAGAGATTTAACTAAAGAAGATTATTCTGTCATTGCCGTTATCGGAGATGGTTCCTTAACGGGGGGCATGGCATTTGAAGCCTTAAATAATGCAGGAAGGTCTAATACCAATTTGATAGTTGTATTAAATGACAATCAAATGTCTATTTCTCCCAATGTTGGAGGCCTTTCTAAATATTTAAACAGTATTCGCACGGAGCCCGTATATCTTGAAGTTAAAGAAGATATCGATCAAATTTTAAAGAAAATTCCTGGCATAGGAAAAAGTGTTGCAAGAACAGTGAAAAAAACCAAAGAAAGTATACGATATTTACTGGTTCCCGGAACCTTATTCGAAGAATTAGGCTTTACTTACGTAGGCCCAATTAATGGTCATGATATTAAATCCCTTGTATCCGTACTTAAGAAGGTAAAAAGGATGAAAGGGCCAATTTTGCTTCACGTAAAAACCGTTAAAGGGAAGGGGTATCCTCATGCAGAAAAGCTTCCATGCCAATATCACGGGATTGGACCTTTTGATGTAAAAACAGGACAGGCACTCAGTGAATCAGGGGAAGCAACCTATTCAGATGTGTTTGGAAATACAATAGTGAATTTAGCCAATGAAAATAATAAAATCGTTGCGATTACTGCGGCGATGCCTGATGGAACCGGTCTAAATAATTTTCAGCAGAAATTTCCTGAAAGATTTTTTGATGTAGGCATTGCAGAACAGCATGCAGTGACTTTTGCTGCTGGACTAGCTTCCAGTGGATTTCATCCTGTTTTTGCTGTTTACTCTTCATTTCTTCAAAGAGCCTATGATCAGATTATTCATGATGTATGTATTCAAAATCTGCCTATGGTCTTTGCAATTGACAGAGCAGGGATTGTAGGGCAAGATGGGGAAACCCATCAAGGAATATTTGATTTGTCCTTTTTATCCCATATGCCTAATATGACGATTATGGCACCCTGCGATCAATTGGAATTAGAAGAAATGTTGAAATTCGCCTTTACGATGAAAGGACCTGTGGCAATTCGCTACCCTAAAGGAAAAGTCTTTAATTTAATGAAGTCGGATAGAACTCCTATTGAATACAAGAAAAGCGAGGTTGTTTGTGAAGGAAAAGACGGAGCCATCCTTGCTGTAGGGAAAATGATGGAATTTGCTCAGTCCATTGTAGAAAATTTAAAACAAGAAGGTATTGAACTTTCATTGATTAATCCAAGATTTATTAAGCCAATCGATGAAGAGATGATTCTTGAAGTTTGCAATAAACACAAGTTCATATTTACTATGGAAGACAATGTGATTACTGGGGGCTTCGGTTCCAAGGTACTGCAAATTCTAGCAGAGCATAATATTAAAGATGTATCCGTAAAAATATTTGCTTTTCCGGATCAATTTATAGAGCATGGTACCAGCAGTGAATTATATAAAAAATATCATTTAGATGCTGAAAATATGCAAAAGACAATAAAGAAAACAATAATTGAAGGATGA
- a CDS encoding divergent PAP2 family protein, protein MHTVGSIFSNEILRTSILAWFIAQVSKMILVLIQSRKMDFSRLVGSGGMPSSHSAFVMSMCVAVGEQMGYDSPFFGACLVIGLIVMYDAAGVRRAAGKQAAVLNKIIEEIEHDELHFEERLKELLGHTPIEVLVGAVLGIVIALICV, encoded by the coding sequence TTGCATACAGTTGGATCTATATTTAGCAACGAAATATTAAGAACATCTATTTTAGCATGGTTTATTGCCCAGGTGTCTAAAATGATTTTAGTACTCATTCAAAGTAGAAAAATGGACTTTTCAAGATTGGTAGGCTCAGGAGGAATGCCTAGTTCTCATTCTGCTTTTGTCATGTCCATGTGTGTAGCTGTAGGAGAACAAATGGGATATGATTCGCCTTTCTTTGGAGCATGTCTTGTGATTGGACTCATCGTTATGTATGATGCAGCAGGAGTTAGAAGAGCTGCTGGCAAACAGGCGGCTGTTTTAAATAAAATCATCGAAGAAATTGAACATGATGAATTGCATTTCGAAGAAAGACTCAAGGAACTTTTAGGTCATACCCCTATTGAAGTTCTGGTGGGAGCAGTTTTAGGCATAGTAATTGCATTGATTTGTGTATAG
- a CDS encoding polyprenyl synthetase family protein, which translates to MMNFKKELDNKVEIINKYLDEFIPQPHGYAEVIYDAMRYSSFAGGKRLRPVLMLSAFEAVGGVGEIIYPFACALEMIHTYSLIHDDLPAMDNDDYRRGKLTNHKVYGEGLAVLAGDALLNLAFETMIHAIKSQKSWEAVEAMDVIASSAGIKGMIGGQVVDLISEHKPVDIDILHYIHKNKTTAIIQAALKVGAILGKGSSTEIKALEEFGYCLGMAFQVQDDILDVISTQEELGKPIKSDEKNGKATFVSLKGLEYSKEYVKQLSRDAAHQLEIFKEKGQFLSWLSEYLMSRTY; encoded by the coding sequence ATGATGAACTTTAAAAAGGAATTGGACAATAAAGTAGAGATTATTAATAAATATTTAGATGAATTTATACCTCAGCCTCACGGATATGCAGAAGTGATTTATGATGCCATGCGATACAGTTCCTTTGCAGGGGGAAAAAGACTTAGACCTGTATTAATGCTGTCTGCTTTCGAGGCTGTAGGAGGCGTAGGAGAAATTATTTATCCCTTTGCCTGTGCTTTAGAAATGATACATACCTATTCTTTAATTCATGATGATCTTCCAGCAATGGATAATGATGATTATAGAAGAGGGAAACTAACCAATCATAAAGTATATGGAGAAGGCTTGGCTGTATTGGCTGGAGATGCGCTGCTCAATTTAGCTTTTGAGACAATGATTCATGCGATAAAAAGCCAAAAGTCGTGGGAAGCCGTTGAGGCCATGGATGTGATCGCATCTTCCGCAGGAATCAAAGGCATGATTGGCGGACAAGTTGTTGATTTGATTTCTGAACATAAACCCGTAGATATCGATATCCTTCATTATATACACAAAAATAAAACCACTGCAATTATTCAAGCTGCTTTAAAAGTGGGGGCCATATTAGGAAAAGGAAGCAGCACAGAAATTAAAGCATTAGAAGAGTTTGGATATTGTTTGGGTATGGCATTTCAGGTTCAGGATGATATACTGGATGTGATCAGTACACAGGAGGAGTTAGGTAAGCCAATTAAAAGTGATGAAAAAAACGGGAAGGCAACCTTTGTATCTTTAAAGGGATTAGAGTATTCTAAAGAATATGTCAAACAACTTTCTCGAGATGCTGCACATCAATTAGAAATTTTTAAAGAGAAAGGGCAGTTTTTATCCTGGCTGTCTGAATATTTAATGTCTCGAACTTATTGA
- a CDS encoding exodeoxyribonuclease VII small subunit → MPRKKRLTFEESLERLEELVDILENGDISLEESLNYYKEGIELSSFCSKELEEAEKQVIMLQKNAEGKFIEKPFFIEENNDEL, encoded by the coding sequence ATGCCAAGGAAAAAACGTTTAACTTTTGAAGAAAGTCTGGAGCGATTGGAAGAATTGGTTGATATATTAGAAAATGGAGATATTTCTTTGGAAGAATCTTTGAACTATTATAAAGAAGGAATCGAATTGTCTTCTTTTTGTTCTAAAGAACTGGAAGAAGCCGAAAAACAAGTGATCATGCTGCAAAAAAATGCCGAAGGTAAATTTATAGAAAAGCCCTTCTTTATAGAGGAGAATAATGATGAACTTTAA
- the xseA gene encoding exodeoxyribonuclease VII large subunit produces MKNNKIFSVSDINKYIKALIDMDYILNSIWVQGEISNFRKHTSGHLYFTLKDQNSAISCIMFRSSVYALNFEPKNGMHVMIQGAVSVYEKSGQYQIYVNKMERAGIGVLYEAFERLKRDLEAEGLFRQENKKPIPPFPKCIGIVTSPTGAAIKDIIQVSKRRNPNIELALYPALVQGEDAPKSIAEAIHALNEWGQADVLIVGRGGGSIEDLWAFNEEMVARAIYASKIPVISAVGHETDFTIADFVSDLRAPTPSAAAELAVPSRNEYISKVSNILRTLNQLIDKRISFYNNRLVGIQNRVIFKKPLELVYRRQQELDYLEKNLHKHINDQLRNYKTHLIHKINTLETLSPLNTLTRGYSIVMDDHGQTISSIDDVKTNDHINIRMKDGVITAWVEEARKEVEKDNAKEKTFNF; encoded by the coding sequence ATGAAGAATAATAAAATTTTTTCCGTATCTGATATTAACAAGTATATTAAAGCATTAATAGATATGGACTATATCCTAAATAGTATTTGGGTACAAGGAGAAATCTCAAATTTTAGAAAGCATACTTCAGGACATTTATATTTTACACTAAAGGATCAAAATAGTGCGATTTCATGTATAATGTTCAGAAGCAGTGTTTATGCTCTTAACTTTGAGCCTAAAAATGGTATGCATGTAATGATTCAAGGAGCAGTTTCCGTATATGAGAAAAGCGGCCAATATCAAATTTATGTCAATAAAATGGAAAGAGCAGGCATAGGCGTTCTTTATGAAGCCTTTGAGAGACTTAAAAGAGATTTGGAAGCAGAAGGCTTGTTTCGTCAAGAAAATAAAAAGCCGATTCCTCCTTTCCCAAAATGCATTGGCATTGTTACATCTCCGACTGGTGCAGCTATTAAAGATATTATTCAAGTCTCTAAAAGAAGAAATCCAAATATTGAGTTAGCTCTTTATCCTGCTCTGGTACAAGGGGAAGACGCTCCAAAAAGCATAGCAGAAGCAATTCATGCGTTGAATGAATGGGGACAAGCTGACGTATTAATAGTCGGAAGAGGTGGAGGATCTATTGAAGACCTTTGGGCTTTTAATGAAGAAATGGTAGCAAGGGCTATTTATGCGTCTAAGATACCTGTCATTTCTGCAGTTGGGCATGAAACTGATTTTACAATTGCGGATTTTGTATCCGATCTTAGAGCCCCAACCCCGTCAGCGGCTGCAGAATTAGCTGTTCCATCAAGAAATGAATATATCTCAAAAGTTTCCAATATCTTAAGAACTCTGAATCAATTAATAGATAAACGAATTTCTTTTTATAACAACAGACTTGTTGGGATTCAAAATCGTGTAATATTTAAAAAGCCTTTAGAATTAGTTTATCGTAGGCAGCAAGAATTAGATTATTTAGAGAAAAATCTTCATAAACACATCAATGATCAATTAAGAAATTATAAAACTCATCTTATACATAAAATAAATACTCTGGAAACTTTGTCTCCGTTAAATACGTTAACTCGGGGATATTCGATTGTAATGGATGATCATGGACAAACGATTTCTTCTATTGATGATGTAAAGACAAACGATCATATCAATATTCGTATGAAGGATGGAGTCATTACGGCATGGGTTGAAGAGGCACGGAAGGAAGTGGAGAAAGACAATGCCAAGGAAAAAACGTTTAACTTTTGA
- the nusB gene encoding transcription antitermination factor NusB, translated as MSRRRVREHIFTLLFQKEFAQPDEEQERIDLYFEQHSHIKEEDRNYILEELKGISVHMEKIDELLSHYTKGWKIERMSKVDLAILRVAVYEMYYRDDIPKSVAINEAIELAKKYSSDEAPAFINGVLGKISSSVEAVAYEE; from the coding sequence ATGAGCCGCCGTAGAGTGAGAGAACATATTTTTACTTTATTGTTTCAAAAAGAGTTTGCTCAGCCTGACGAGGAGCAAGAAAGAATAGATCTATATTTTGAACAGCATTCCCATATAAAAGAAGAAGATAGAAATTATATTTTAGAAGAGCTTAAGGGCATTTCAGTTCATATGGAGAAGATTGATGAATTATTATCCCACTACACAAAGGGATGGAAAATTGAAAGAATGTCTAAGGTTGATTTAGCTATACTTAGGGTTGCTGTTTATGAAATGTATTATAGGGACGATATTCCCAAAAGTGTAGCCATCAATGAGGCCATTGAATTAGCAAAAAAATACAGCAGTGATGAAGCCCCTGCTTTTATTAATGGGGTATTAGGAAAGATTTCTTCTTCAGTGGAAGCTGTTGCCTATGAAGAATAA
- a CDS encoding Asp23/Gls24 family envelope stress response protein: protein MEMDEKSTYSMNDINQVGQIQIADEVIAIIAGLAATEVEGIAGMSGNFAGGIAEVLGKKNLSKGVKVEVGESEVSIDLSLVIKFGFKIPEVAANVQKKVKNAVETMTGLSVIEINLNITGVHFEKNKSGNPDKENEFFE, encoded by the coding sequence ATCGAAATGGACGAGAAAAGTACTTATTCGATGAATGATATAAATCAAGTTGGTCAAATTCAGATTGCAGATGAAGTTATTGCAATTATTGCTGGATTAGCTGCAACGGAAGTGGAAGGAATTGCCGGAATGTCAGGTAACTTTGCCGGAGGCATTGCAGAAGTTTTAGGAAAAAAGAACCTGTCAAAAGGCGTTAAGGTAGAAGTTGGAGAAAGTGAAGTATCCATTGACTTATCTCTTGTAATTAAATTTGGGTTTAAGATTCCTGAGGTTGCTGCAAATGTTCAGAAAAAAGTTAAGAATGCTGTTGAAACAATGACTGGACTTTCCGTCATAGAAATCAATCTTAATATTACAGGTGTTCATTTTGAAAAAAATAAATCTGGCAATCCAGATAAAGAAAACGAATTTTTTGAATAG
- a CDS encoding SpoIIIAH-like family protein, with the protein MFVFKRNQIIVTALVAMIAIAGYLNYTDSSRMKDAEIVYDEEIDVSSTIPDDAMILETMETTEDSSEGIIGEALTNDPELLALEDPEEASLEVADGEEVADSEDPGAAVFVNSSTDTPYFAQAKLDREQARAQEKEILTQLLNNKDLEKDKKSKAAEEMLNLQKRIEKESATEAMIEAKGFKEVYVRINDNGVDVVVNKEKLTEQELAQIEKIVRSATGFEVDKIQIIPLK; encoded by the coding sequence ATGTTTGTATTTAAAAGAAATCAAATTATTGTGACAGCTTTAGTGGCTATGATTGCAATTGCAGGGTATCTCAACTACACAGACAGCAGCCGCATGAAGGATGCAGAAATTGTTTATGATGAGGAAATAGATGTATCATCAACCATTCCCGATGATGCTATGATTTTGGAAACAATGGAAACAACAGAAGATTCTTCTGAAGGTATTATTGGAGAAGCTCTAACAAATGATCCTGAATTATTAGCATTAGAAGATCCCGAAGAAGCAAGTCTTGAAGTGGCTGATGGAGAAGAAGTGGCAGATAGCGAGGATCCGGGAGCTGCAGTATTTGTAAATAGCAGTACTGACACACCTTATTTTGCACAGGCTAAATTGGATAGAGAGCAAGCAAGAGCTCAAGAAAAAGAAATCTTAACGCAATTATTAAACAATAAAGATTTAGAAAAAGATAAAAAATCCAAAGCAGCAGAAGAAATGTTAAACCTTCAAAAACGTATAGAAAAAGAATCAGCTACAGAAGCTATGATAGAAGCAAAAGGATTTAAAGAAGTATATGTAAGAATTAATGACAATGGTGTGGATGTAGTAGTTAATAAAGAAAAATTAACAGAACAGGAACTTGCTCAAATTGAAAAAATCGTTCGTAGTGCCACAGGATTTGAAGTGGATAAAATTCAAATTATTCCGCTAAAATAA
- the spoIIIAF gene encoding stage III sporulation protein AF, with protein MIALFGEWIRNIALFVIFSALIEMLMPESHFRKYIHMILGFVLMLILIRPITSIFFDNKDTFKNFIEINQLEMERQSIVRQSSVLELKQEELILDTYKSNLGEQIKKLIENNTNVSVSHVETYVNEDKTNKDYGVIQGVNLTIIKNKEPDSKITAIVPIKPVEINTAHSKKQNKVEGHEEDELEKNIKKLLINFYNLSGDNINITVQKK; from the coding sequence ATGATAGCATTGTTTGGAGAATGGATAAGGAACATAGCACTTTTTGTTATCTTTTCAGCTCTTATAGAGATGTTAATGCCCGAAAGCCATTTTAGAAAATATATTCATATGATCCTGGGATTTGTTTTAATGCTTATACTCATTAGACCAATTACCTCTATTTTTTTTGACAATAAGGATACATTTAAAAACTTTATAGAGATCAATCAACTAGAAATGGAACGTCAAAGTATTGTAAGGCAAAGCAGCGTTCTTGAACTGAAGCAGGAGGAGCTTATTTTAGATACATATAAATCAAATCTTGGGGAACAAATAAAAAAATTGATTGAAAACAATACCAATGTCAGTGTAAGCCATGTTGAAACCTATGTGAATGAAGATAAGACTAATAAAGACTATGGAGTTATTCAAGGGGTAAATTTAACGATTATTAAAAATAAAGAACCTGATTCAAAAATTACTGCAATTGTACCCATAAAACCGGTAGAAATTAATACTGCCCATAGTAAAAAACAAAATAAAGTAGAAGGTCATGAAGAAGATGAACTGGAAAAAAATATAAAAAAATTATTAATTAACTTCTATAATTTGTCCGGTGATAATATAAATATTACTGTACAAAAGAAATAG
- the spoIIIAE gene encoding stage III sporulation protein AE has translation MKILQRIIIILLFWLMIPQPIYAKPVEEIWTKQLDTVDFSSIERVVNRIKNQTDNSYLDGFNFKEIVEKIIRGETNFSIFSIIEEMIELFFREIRGYMSLIGKLLIISVLCALLSNITESFQNKSTSQIGFYVCYIVLIILLLQSFQIAMQVAQSAIENMVLIMQSVLPLLLTLMMTSGAVSSGTIFEPIILFSIQTIAMFVKSIILPIIFLMAVLGVVNSLSGKEVLKKMMELFEQITDWILKGIAALFVGIMGLHGLTSPALDGVINNVAKSAVSTFVPVVGEALSGAVDVVMNCSLLIKNAIGVGAIILLCIYCIIPVIKILVFLFIYKIVAALIEPISDKRIVNCISDMGETCKRLFTCVITVNILFIITIAILVGVGSMVAMMR, from the coding sequence ATGAAAATATTACAAAGGATTATAATAATCTTATTATTTTGGTTAATGATACCCCAACCTATTTACGCAAAACCAGTTGAAGAAATCTGGACGAAGCAATTGGATACTGTTGATTTTTCATCCATTGAGCGTGTTGTTAATCGAATCAAGAATCAAACGGACAATTCATATCTCGATGGATTTAATTTTAAAGAGATTGTAGAAAAAATTATTAGAGGAGAGACAAATTTTTCAATATTTAGTATAATAGAGGAGATGATTGAGCTTTTTTTTCGTGAGATCAGGGGATATATGAGTCTGATCGGAAAGCTCCTTATTATCTCTGTACTATGTGCTTTATTAAGTAATATAACAGAATCTTTTCAGAACAAATCCACTTCTCAAATAGGGTTTTACGTTTGCTATATCGTTTTAATTATTCTTCTTTTGCAGTCGTTTCAAATTGCAATGCAAGTTGCGCAATCTGCTATTGAGAATATGGTTTTAATTATGCAGTCCGTATTGCCCTTACTGCTTACTTTAATGATGACATCGGGAGCTGTATCCTCAGGAACCATTTTTGAGCCCATTATTCTATTTTCTATCCAAACCATTGCAATGTTCGTAAAAAGTATTATCCTTCCTATTATTTTCTTAATGGCTGTATTAGGCGTTGTGAATTCACTTTCAGGGAAAGAAGTCTTAAAAAAGATGATGGAGCTTTTTGAACAAATTACAGATTGGATTCTTAAAGGGATAGCCGCATTGTTTGTCGGTATAATGGGCCTACACGGTCTTACTTCTCCAGCTTTAGATGGAGTCATCAATAATGTTGCCAAATCTGCGGTAAGTACATTTGTACCCGTTGTCGGAGAAGCTTTGAGCGGCGCTGTAGATGTCGTAATGAATTGTTCACTTCTTATAAAAAACGCTATCGGGGTAGGCGCTATAATCCTGTTATGTATTTACTGCATCATACCAGTGATCAAAATACTTGTTTTTCTATTCATTTATAAAATCGTAGCTGCTCTGATAGAGCCCATATCGGATAAAAGAATTGTTAATTGTATTTCTGATATGGGAGAAACCTGTAAAAGATTATTTACATGCGTTATAACCGTTAATATTTTATTTATTATTACAATAGCCATATTAGTCGGCGTAGGGAGTATGGTTGCGATGATGAGGTAG